TGTTGTGCATACTTTTGCTTTCCCACTTTTGTGGTTTGCGCTACGGCAGGAGTGGGTGTTGATTGGCACAGGGAGGCTCCATTGATGGGAGATGATGGTTTAGTCTTCTTTTGATCCAGTTCTTTGGTCCTCAGTTGAGGGAGTGTGTATAAGATTGCGGATGTCCACTTCTGACTTCTACTAGTTATGCTTCCTGCCTGTGGTGCATGTGAGGTGGATGTTTAGCACGTTAGGGTCTTAAAGACATCTCCCTCTGTAAGGGGTTGTCCAGCTGGGTTTTGACTTGGGACTGTGGGAAACTAAGAATACTGAATGACtcttgataaaataaaattaacttcaaTGATGTGTTTGTTGCTTTCTTAGTAAATCAGAAGATGATACTTGTCTTCAGTGAAGTTTCAGTAAGCagagtattatgttaaatattcatatttaaagttttcattGTGGATTCGGGAAGCACGTTGAAAATGTAAATAGGTGTTTTTTATTCTGCGTACTCCACTTAATTATAGAAGAAAAACCCGTTTCTTTGAGGGCATGGCTGAAGCCAGGTCTGCTCTATGTTATGACCAGTGAcagaattttgtaattttgtaactgtttctataataattttcttgtttctgaAAAGTACATAAGAATTCTGTTAAACATTTCTGGGAAGAAGATGAATGAATTATgaggtgttttattttgttttcagatcCCGAGAGTCAGACATTGAAAGAACATTTAATTGATGAATTGGACTATGTGTTGGTCCCAACTGAGGCCTGGAATAAATTACTAAACTGGTATGGCTGTGTAGAAGGCCAGCAGCCTATTGTCAGAAAAGTGAGTACGCAGATTATCCCAGATGCTGGTCAATATTTGTGAATGCTCCTTGGGGACACCGGTGTTGGTTTTCTGGATGTACCTAAGGGGTTGAATAGATGTGTTTGAGGCtttgtttctgattctctttAGGGAATTGTGGTCCTAAGTGTGGTGAGTAAGGCTGCTCACCTGGGATGTTACAGTGAGTGACCTCCAAACATCAGAGCTGCCCAATGGCTTGGGGATGTGTCCAGCAGTGCCATGAGAGCACTTTCTGGAAGGCTGTATGAGAGAAAGTTTATTTGGGGTCATACAGACATACAGTAATATACTGCTTCATTTATCTTACAACTTTTCTGAGACTACTTTTTTCTCTGTGCTTATGAGTCTTTGGCCACACTGTTGAATATCTCAAAAAGCAGATGGTTATAAGCCAGAGAAGAATAGCCTTCTGAGGGAAAGTGGCCCGTGGGATAGAAACCCAGATTCTTCACCCTTTTGGTAAATGGGACTTTGGAGAAGACCACCAATCCTGACTCCCATAGTCATTTGCTTGCTTGTCCTACCAGAGGGGAAATCACAGGAGCCCACATGCCTGCTAATAGGTAGACATTGGGTAAATTACTCACTCTTCCTGGTATGTAGTTCCCTTCTCAGAGTAGGAAAGAGCTGCAGTCCTGAGGCCATGCTTCTAAGAGTCATTGTTTGGGATCGGAACTACCTACTTTCTCCAACTGTAAACTTGGGCCCCTGAGGGGGGTTAGGGATCAAAAAGTTGGGGGTGTGCGGTCTCCTTCAGATGTCCCCTAATGCCCATAGTGCTGCCATATGGTGAGTGTTCTGCTACCACAGGGATTTAGCTACATTCTCTAGTTCTCTCTTTCAACAAACCCTGCAAGAGAGATATCACGGTCCCAACTTAGAGATGAACAGTGCTTTCTCTGTGGTGTAGTGTTCTAGCTAGCTCTGTTTCCATCCTTCCTCATGAGTGGAAAGAAGATTTTAAACTCCTAGGACAGGTGCTTGTGGCTTTAAAAATCTGTCCTTCTGATCCCCTGATCACTTagggaaactgattttttttttttttttaagattttatttatttatacatgagagagacacacatagagaggccgagggagaagcaggctccatgcagggagcccaatgcgggactcgatcccaggactccaggatcatgccctgggctgaaggcaggcactaaaccactgagccacccagggatccctgggaaacTGATTATTGTGTGGATTCTGCCTCTTAGCACTGATGAAAACTATCATTTGCAAGACTGCCTGGTATGGAACCACTACTTCACCTGTGCCTCTTGTTTGCAGGTTGTGGAGCACGGCCTGTTTGTCAAGCATTGCAAGGTAGAGGTGTATTTGCTGGAACTGAAGCTCTGTGAGAATAGCAACCCCACCAATGTGCTGAGTTGCCATTTCAGCAAGGCAGACACCATCGGTGAGTAGCTTGGCTAGGGTCCTGAATATCTGGGGGTAGAGTGCAGAGCACCATAGCTGATGGGAAGGAAGCTGGGTACCCCCTCCAGAATTGTTATCCACAGTCTCAGGTTGTGGTTATCAATCCTGACCTGGTTTTTGTGGATAGCTAAGCCTGGGAATCATGTTTTATAGAATGCTAGGTGTGCTTCTACCTGTTTGACATGGTGATAAAGATAAGGAAATGCAGATTCAGAGAGGTTACAGTAACTTAGAGAAAATGTCAGGGCTGGTATTTGAAACCACATTTATCTTAACCTGGAAGATAAGCTTTCTTACCTTTCTGCATTGCTTATATGTTATAAATGGGACCCACTTCATCAAAGAAGGAGAAACATAAGGAAAATTTCTAGGTATATGAATGAAAGAGGATGTCTGTGGAAGATGTGTGGCCTTAGGAATCACTGAGGGGCTGAGGTTAGTCAGAACTGTTGGTCCAAAGCACCCTGTGATCATCCAAACAGGAAGGAGGATGAGCATTAGGTTGCTATAGCTGGTTTTAGCCTTGTGTCTGGAGAAAACCCTGAGTGATCTTTCTGCCTGTCCCCAGCAACCATCGAGAAGGAGATGCGGAAGCTGTTCAACATCCCTGCTGAGCGTGAAACACGGCTGTGGAACAAATACATGAGTAATACCTACGAGCAGCTGAGCAAGCTAGACAACACTGTGCAGGATGCCGGGCTATACCAGGGTCAGGTAGGATGGCTCAGGCCACACCCAGCAGGCAGCTCTGCCAGGGTCTGTGGCCAGATAGCTTCTGGTTCTGAGCTCGTCAGCAGTGAGGTCCTTTGCATATTCCTTACATGGTTTCCCCTTTCACTTAGGTGCTAGTAATTGAGCCCCAAAATGAAGATGGCACATGGCCGAGACAGACCTTGCAGTCAAAGTAAGTGAACTTTTTCTTGGCTTGTGGCTGGGCACACAGGCGTAAGAGACTCTATTTCCTAACGCTTTTACTTGTGCTATGAAAAAGTTTTCGGATTCAGATGAAGAAACCTTCCATTTCATATCCAGAGTCTGTGATATTGGCCTCAGTAAGCAGCTGGGAAGCTGTCTGAGGAAAGCTGTAAGGGTTTGTGAACACTGTGGTGAGCCTCTCCTTATtgagaatgaaagaaggaagagaagggtcACAGATCCGGGATTGCTCCTCTGCTAAGAGGTGGCTTTGTTTTTGCCAGGAGCTTTTATTTTCTCCACCTGTGGTTAGAGGCTTAGCTGGAAAAGAAGAGGGCTCAAGCATGGGTCCTGTGTGACTTAAAGTTTGATTCAACCCCCCTTTTTACCCACAGGCCTGTTACTCATTACTGCTCTTTCCACTTACTGGGGCAATTATTCTGCTGTTAAACTGTGCCCTCAGGCACCTCTATCTCAGGAGAGGTTTGTGTGCGTGTGGAATTGTGCATGTCCTGAGAAGGGGATGGAAGAAGTGATGAGTTTTTCTTAACAGTATAAGGTGGGAGAATTGTGTCTGTGTTATGATAGTTATGGGTACGGTGCTGGTCTTGGCTCTCTTCCTTCAGTCAGGTCTTGGACAGTAAGTGATAGTGTTGGGCTTGTAGCTCTGTGGAAAATGATGAAAGATACAGGCACTCTCTTGAGAAACACTCCAGAAGATACAACATTTTGCCAACAATCTCATGGGTTTTACAGATAATCTGAAGCCTAGCCATGGACTCTAGTTTTAGAAACCCTGGTCACCAGTTCCTAACAAGATGACAAATAGCTGTGGTAGGCCAAATAATGCCCCCCTCCTTGTccaagtcctaatccccagaacctgtgaatatgttaggtTACATGGCAAAAGTGATTAAGATGTAGTTAAGGGTCTTGAcatgggaagattatcctggattatctggatgggcccagtgtaatcacaggGTGATTggggaagacagagaaggagatgtGGGGACAGAAGCATTAGTCTAGTGATGAAATGCAAGAAAGACTTCACTGGATGACGACCTTAGTTTTGTTGGGTGCAAGGAACTCAGCTAGGTATCTATTAAATCATCCTGATGAACACCTTCGAACTCAActggagatctaagaaaagaatagctgcaaATCTACAAATAAAACAGTGACTGCTTTTTACAgggtaggaggtgcagagaaaTGAATCTGAGGCGATATATGGAAAGATAAACCGCAGAGGGAGGGAGCCTTTGTAAACTGGCTACCAGAAAGTATTAGAACAGTGGggcacaaaatcagaacttttagaagtctgttGCCTTGAGGCAAGTCTCTGTCTGAAAGGCACTCAGGTGGGAAAGTGGAGCGGGATCCCAGATGAGACAGTGTTGTCTCAGGTTCCCTAGGGTCAGAGGAAGACCAGGCGTGCCCAAGTGTGGCGGGGTTTCCAGGCATCTGGAGTGGGGAAGCCAGCTGCAATCAGTGAGCCTACTCCTGGGACTTGTGCCATAAACCGCAAACTGTTCTCTGAGCAGGGGCCCAGTGAGCTGCAGGACCagtgcttcacacacacacacacaatcacacaatGCGTGCAGCAAGAGTCTGCAAGGTCTGGAGACTTGAAGAGGGGTCACGTGCCTGAGATAGAAATGCTCAGTCACAGGCTAGGTGATTGACTGATTTTCCTTGAGGGCACATTGAAGAGTTGGGGCAGGGTACAAGTTTCGGCTTTGGGGCTGGAAATTGGGAGGCTgccattttcattctcatcctcTAAAGCAGTGTGGAAAggcttcagggaacaaaagccacatagaGCAATCCTGAGCTCTTACTTAGCCTGGCCCCCAGGCAAGGGTGGTACAGTTCTGCCCGGGGCAGACACCTGATAATCAGCACAtcaggcccctccctcagaagatcAGCAAGAATATCCAGCTAGGACCAAGTTTATTGATCATCGAGAACTGCAAAACTCCACactaggggaaaatagtatatagaattcatgggcttttttctcatgatttgttagtctttaaattttaagttttttctcattccttttcaatcgatttcttatcaacttttttttttaagtcttaattttcatttttacagttactttttttttttttaagatttatttattcattcattcagagagagcgaagagagaggcagagacacaggcagagggagaagcaggctccatgcaggaagcctgatgggggacccgatcctgggtccccaggatcacaccccgggctgcaggcggcgctaaaccgctgcaccaccgggg
The nucleotide sequence above comes from Canis aureus isolate CA01 chromosome 19, VMU_Caureus_v.1.0, whole genome shotgun sequence. Encoded proteins:
- the USP4 gene encoding ubiquitin carboxyl-terminal hydrolase 4 isoform X4 produces the protein MAEGGGYRERPDAETQKSELGALMRTTLQRGAQWYLIDSRWFKQWKKYVGFDSWDMYNVGEHNLFPGPIDNSGLFSDPESQTLKEHLIDELDYVLVPTEAWNKLLNWYGCVEGQQPIVRKVVEHGLFVKHCKVEVYLLELKLCENSNPTNVLSCHFSKADTIATIEKEMRKLFNIPAERETRLWNKYMSNTYEQLSKLDNTVQDAGLYQGQVLVIEPQNEDGTWPRQTLQSKMTRWENSPQKEQEAVLIAKDLISMDISKMPKPEFRITIATNWA